From the genome of Oxyura jamaicensis isolate SHBP4307 breed ruddy duck chromosome 2, BPBGC_Ojam_1.0, whole genome shotgun sequence:
TTATCTACAAACGtattcagaatgaaaacagtttttgtcTGCATTTCAAATACCACTTACTTTATTGCAGTGCTAGCGGGAAATCCAAGCAAAGGAAGACAAGAAACTCCCCACCTAAACCAGAAACCTTGGAAGATGCAGATTTTAGGTGTTAAGGAGAATTATCCAGCATCAGACAGTTTATTACGAGCCATTATTTTCCTATGTCAAAAATACTTGCCATAAGTGACGGCTCTACTATTTTTCATTGGCTTCACCTCAAACTCTGGATCTGTTGTTATGAGAGACTTTAACGGAGGCCCTGAGAGGTTACTTCCTATATTTAACTCGAAATCTGCAAGATATGATCAAAAACATCAAACAATTCCTGTGTGGACTGCTTACACCAATATCATTCAACAGTGAGTAAGATGAAGCAGCAACTTCGATCACTGGCTATCTGTTGTCTTCAATGATAATCGTTCTTCTAGGATAGGTGTCAACGTCCACAAATATGTAACGGACTTCAGGTTTTCCTCCCTCAGGATTCTGTAATGAGGAAAACACTTTCaggctctgtttttttcctctttggtaGTTTAAATCCAAGAGTAGGCTTGTCAGCTATATCAAGGAACTGTACATACCTCTTTGACTTCCACATGGACTGTTCCCCGCTTTCCTGGTTCAGAGCCCTCAATATAGAACTTCAAACGCATATGTTTCAGTCCATCCTTTACGTATTCAATGTGactaaaaacagcaaaacaaaacaaaaaaaacaacccacccaGAAAGGAGAACTAGTTAAACTTCAAATTTCAGCTTCTTGTTTAGAGAGAAGCTGCTTAACTACTTTTGTAAGAAAGTGTGTTCCAGTGCAGTCCTTATGCTACCATGTGTTCCTTCTTGACTTCTCTTCCCAAGCTTTACTGTGGACATATAAGGAGTAGTGGAGAGTTAGAAGAGAGAACTAGTTAGCAGCGGATGGTTAACAGTTGAGGTGCTTAAATGTTCTCACTGCAGTCCCCCCTCAAAACTCATGCAAAACATGCAAAGAACGCTTTGTCAGCTCAGATATTAGGTTGGTTAATTCACATCAAAATAGTTTACTATACACTTCACATATTCTGGCAATAATTTCATTCTATAGAAATTGTGTGACTTTGACATTCATTTCAGATCTCCAGCCTAAATGCTGGTATTTCAGTTACAGTCAGGTTACGGTCAAATACTAGATAAACAGAAAGGTCACATCACTTTCCAGGTGACCACCTCCAGAAAGTAATGGTCAAACTAGAATTACAGTGCCAGTTTAGGTTTCCGACTGAAATTACTAACTGCTGCACAGTTccaagcttttctttccatcaaTCAAATCCAGATAACACGCTGTGAATTAATGAACACTTTGAATACGGTTTAAGGTGACATGGTGGGTTACAAAGGACAAAGATGAATGGAGTCTCATTGCAGTAAATTCACATTCAATATGTccatacacagaaaaaaactgtgttttgagACATTTAAGGTCATCCTTTCATCACAGAGTTGAGCTCTACAATCCAATCAAGTTTTCAGCTCAAAAAGTTGTTTAGAATATGAAACTTTCAAATGGAAAGTGGGAATGAAATACTAGGAATGCTGACAGTACATTTACTTATTCACATGGTTTAGAGACATGCTTAAAAGTTTCACTGATATTATTTTCGTTTAGCAGCTCcactttaaatactttttcacaGTCTGGTGAAAAGATAAACTTTCAGTTCAAAGCAAAAATCCTCCtcataaaaataatctcaatTTCATTCTATAAATTTTATAGCCAGGCTTTTGTGTCCCATACTGTATGAAACCTCATTGAATAAATTCAAGTCAAagaacacaataaaaacaaagcccctgttgttttatatataagtatatatataagtgtatatatatatatatatgtatgtatatatataagtataaatACTACAGGGAGGATTTGTTTTATAAGAATTAGTTCTGTTGTTTACCTCAACTGGAGAATAATTGATATACTCATAAATGTTTAGGTGAGAACTGTTCTGTTAAATATGCAGTAGATATGTGGCCTCAAGTACCAGAAAGTAATATAAGTAATGGGCAGTCAGTGCTGCATGTCACCCCAGGACAACAGACTCACTGCAATGACTACACCTGCTCAGCTAGACGTGGCCTAGCTTTAATTTGAGCAAGCTGGACTCTTACAAGTCCAAGCTGGAATCCCTCCTGCTCTTTCTGGCCTGTTAAGAGGTGCTATTTCATAAGAAGAAAAACTCTCTACTGCTTTTCAAAGAGCAATTTTACTCAATTTGAGGAATTCACACTACACTTCGGTCTCACCCCGGCTCTGCAGATGCATGCCTGTGCCTCTATACTACTCTCTTCAGActcatcctctttttttgtAGGGAGCTGCTCCATGTTTACCATGCTGGCCATTGCTTGTTCTGAGGCATATGGAATTGGCATTTTATATTGCATGTGCACTGTATTTAGTGGTGTGTGCCACACAAGACATATTGCAAAcaattcctttcattttcactcAGAATTGACAAAGTATGTCACACAGTTCAGTAATCTAGATCTGATTTTCTGTGATGTGACCCAGAACACCTCTGCTGTGCAAAAACTATTGTCTGTATGGGGCAAACACCTGACAAGCTGTCGTCTTCCTCTTCGCGTTGCCTCCCCATAACCTTTAATGGGTTCACCAAAAACACCAATTAcctacaaaagaaaagagatttgaGTTATCATAAGGTATCACATTCAAATGGATATTCTAGCATCAGCTCTTGTCCCCTCTGTGAATGCATCTTCTTTCAATTCTTTCAGCAAATTGTCCCTTGTGCATCTGATACATCAAGAATGCAATagtttatgaaagaaaacagcacaggaaaaattactctatttcagtgtttttcctttacaatCACATGCAAAATGCCTACAATAAATCCTAGTAATATGTTCCACTTGTACCATCCTCTGGCATTAGGacattttaatctcttttcttaCTGTGTATTTTATACTTTACTGACATTTTGtgtaaaaaggggaaaaagcataTTTGCTCATGTCTTTTTCAAGAGACTATATGACTGTTTTGAAGTTTaatcttaaaatacaaatacctGCCCTTCACCTTATCTAAGAAACACTGTTTACgaaattcaaacatttttttctttagatctATAAAGACAGACCAAATTAACCTagttttagaattattttaaagttgctTAGAAAGGAAGGGTGCTTTCACGGTGTAACTGCTGGAGAGGAGTTTTAATTCTACAAACTTGTTCTGAAGCaatcttaatttctttcctaGTAAGAACTTGTCACTTCAGGCATCTCAGCGGCACCTGTGGTAATTTTTCAAAGCTATTCCCCacctttcttgttttgtttgaagcACTGACTTTTGTAGTCTAGTTTTGGACTgacttttgtttatatttagCTATCTTATGTGACTGATCATATGACTATCCCCTTTCTGCTTTCCTATTAGCCACAGTAATGTTAACCTTGTTTCTAATGAAGAGTTTGAATCCCTTGATATTTATGCAGTGTTTCACACAACAGAACCCTACTGAAGTCACAGCAGAATAAATGTGTTGAGGAAAGTCAGCAACACAGATCTATAAATCTTAAGTGGGACCAGTTGCCTCTCTGATCTGCAGAACTCTGCAGGTGCCTACAAATACACATGCTTTGAAGTGGCAGACACTGTAGGGCTGTGCTACACTCTCTTGTTGTTTAGCATGCCGATTCATTCAGACTCAGAGCTTGCATTAACTTCATCTAGTATAGGTTCAGATTTAGAGCTGACCCAACTCTGTCCAGCTAGAAGCATAGGCAGATCTTGCTGGTGTTTGAACATCCATGTGGATGTTCCTGTAGGTTTGCTTGTGCGATGCAAACTTTTGACTTGAAGAGAGGCCATAATTAGTGAGAAACATAAACTTACGACTGATGTTCAAAAACCAACCTCAGGGTGAGATCTGCATTTCTCCAATGCATCTCCATAGATCTTACTTGGACTAGAAGAAGAGAATAActctttaaaaatcacataGAACAAACCACCTGTAatagaaaccaaaacaaagggAATGAGAATTAATCTGGAATTAATGAAAAGTATCTTCTGATAAAgaatagtaatttaaaaaataacctgtAACACCAATTCCAACAAGCACCACAATAAAATAGGTAAAGTCTCTTCCAGcttctttcactgaaataagaCATAAAACAATGTGAGAGTTAGATCCTTGGGAAGTAAAACTTGCATACCTTTATTATATACATGCTCTTCTATTAGTTCAAACTactcaaataacattttatcaaaagaaaaaaatcccaaccaCAGCTTCCATAATGCCTCATCACTAAGAGATCATGGAGTATCTTGATGTTATCAAGGGCAGGTTTACATTTCTATACTAtgtattcttattttctgtttcctttcaatCAAATGAACATTAAAAAGGAGAGATATGTATTTATTGAGACTGTCAACTGCAgtttataatttaatttgacCTAATGCACTAGTAAAAGGGTCGGTACAGATGGTGAGAAAAGTCACGTGAGATTCACAAAGTACTctttgggaaggaggaagaaactACTCATTTGTTTAAGTGATAAAGTACACCTTGCAGCAAAGTGCAAACTACtgaggaaatattaaaatacgtttttttttccctaaaatgttCTCATCAGCTGAAGATGCTTTCCACAAAGTTTTTCAGTCTGGAATTTCCGAAACTGCGCAGGAGCCGCCcttcactgaaatgaatgaaaagaacCAAAGTGCCAGGCCCCCTGTAAAGACACCAGCATCAGGTATTGTGCTTTGGTGAAGTGCTGGAAGTAAACTTGGTTTAACAGCATCAGAACAGGTCGTGTGTGAtaggttttccttttaaaaagggGAATTACTAGAACTTATGCCTCGTGCGGATTTGACTTATACACTCAATCAACAAGCTGTTTGGAAGAAGCCGCAGAATTTCACTTCTGCTTCAGCAGTGCCTACAGTGACGTGTTTGCAACCAACACGATGGAAAAGGAGTCTGTCACTTTTCtgagagttgtgtttttttcagtttccgAGCTGTGGGCGTGCATGGGGGCTGTACAACCACAGCGGCAGCGGCAATGCTCCCTGCGCCTGCCTCTGGAAGCGCTGCGGGCACCCCCTCACCTCTGACCGCAGCTCTTACCTTTCCGGGCCGCCGACAGCAGAGCCTCATCCTTTTGATCCCTTCGCACCGACACATGTTTGCTCTCATGGCCAGACTTGTCAGCTCCCAGTCCCCCCGCCTGCGTCCATACACTCGCCCGGGCACCCCGGAGCAGCgcagaggggctgagggggggctGCCGCCGCCATCTCAGGCACGGCGCCGGCGGCCATCTCCCCAGGGGGACCCGCAGCTGCCCGCCGCCTCGCACCAGGGCGGCGGGGAGCAGCATGCCGAGGCACCCCGGGCGGCTTCACGCTGTTCCCCCCGAGGCTTGGCGGAGGAGCCGAGGGAAAACTTTCTCCGCGGGGGCTGCTCCGCGGCGGGCCGGGACCCCTCAGAGGCGGCTGAGGGCGGGCGGCAGCCCTTCAGGAGCCCCCGGTGCCCTCCCAGCTGCGCCCCGCCATTGCCGCTGCGGAAATCTTTCAGCGGGTTgcgagaggaggaggaggcagcggcggGCCCTGGGAGCAGTAGTTTGAACGAGCTGCCTCCTGCGCCCACTGCTGGACGTGGCGCCGGGGAAAGCAACTACAGCGACCGCCATGCCCAGCGCCGCCCCTACGGCCGCCCTCAGGTGGCCGAGCCGGGCATGGCGGCCGTCCCCGGTAGGGCGCAGCGGCAGCGGGGTCGCGGcgtggcggcggcggctcctctTGCTGCCGCCGGGCTCGGCCCGCCGCGGTTGTTTGCCCCTCTTGCCGCCGCCGCAGGGCTCAGGTAATAAGTGGTGCCCCTGCCCGGCCTGAGGGGTGTTCTCCCTTTGCTGCCATTGCTCCCCTTCGCCAGCCTCACGGCCCCCATTTCCAGCTCACCACCAAGCTCTGGCCTCTTCCCTCACGGCCTGGGTGCTCTCCCCTGCCCGGCCACGAAGAGGCTTTGTGGGATGGCTCAGTGGGTGCGAGACACCCCGAGATGTGCAGCACAGGCCTTCCCGGGTGTAACAGACAACCGAGGTTTAACATGCAGTTTTCCGGGCTTGCTGTCCTGAGAAGTGCGGCTTAAGCCTGGGCCAGGTGATGGAGCTGAGAGGAGTAGCGTAATCTGCACTAGTCTGTCAAGAAAAGGGCTACATTATCTTATTAACAAATGTCTACATGTCCAAAGTAGTCAGGCCTTTGTGATAAACGGGACGGCTTCTTTGGGGAAGGTGCGATTCCTTAATCCTTCCAGTGCAGGCTCAGCTTCCAGAAATTCAAAGCGCCAGGTTCAGAAGCAAAATCGAGAAAGGAGATTTTTCTACCAACCCTTTTCTGTAATCTTCATTTTAATAGCTGTTTCATTCCTCCACCCTTTTTTAACCTATAACCAAAATGGGTTATTCCCACCTTTTAAAAGACTTTGGAATTGGTACCTGAGGAATAAAGTAATGTCACAACATGGCTGTCATTTGTGTTTATCCACTGGTATACCACTACATTTGGAGAAGCAGACAGGTTTTGTCACTAATTACAGCTTCCTAGACATCCTTTGAAATAGTTTTGTTCCCTGACCAGCACGCAAAAAAACCCCaacccaaaacaacaacagcagcaaccaCAAAAACATGTTCACATTGCAAGTACTGCAGGGTATGAAAGTCAAAATACTGGTACAAAGCTGAGTCCTACAAATTGAAAGGTAATGAAATAGCAATTGAGGTTGTTGTGCCTCCAAGCTAGAGCATCTTTGTTGGTATAGAGGTAGTTCTGCTGTTGCTGAACAGGACTTT
Proteins encoded in this window:
- the TIMM21 gene encoding mitochondrial import inner membrane translocase subunit Tim21, producing the protein MLLPAALVRGGGQLRVPLGRWPPAPCLRWRRQPPLSPSALLRGARASVWTQAGGLGADKSGHESKHVSVRRDQKDEALLSAARKVKEAGRDFTYFIVVLVGIGVTGGLFYVIFKELFSSSSPSKIYGDALEKCRSHPEVIGVFGEPIKGYGEATRRGRRQLVSHIEYVKDGLKHMRLKFYIEGSEPGKRGTVHVEVKENPEGGKPEVRYIFVDVDTYPRRTIIIEDNR